The genome window AAGCGCATTACGTGGTCGTGTTGGCCACAGATACACTGTCTCCTTTCGCTTTCCACtttcttggttttttttttacctttCCCTCGCCTTTGTTTGCCTTAATTTCCACTTTTGGCCTTCTTATCGAGAGCGACGAGCTTCAGGTTCACCAAGTTGACCCGCATTTTAAAGCTGCTTAAATGTTCGGCAGACCCCCATtgaaataaatgaatattGTGCTGCGAGGTCGAGGGTTATGCTTTTTGGGGGGGCCAAATGGGAGGCAATTTGCGGGCGGGcagcaaacaaaaattcattaaaattttgcatatttataaaACTGGAGAGTGACCCCCGTTGCCGCCTTGGGgcacttttgtttttaaagCGACTCCCTTTCCGAATTTTCTTGTTTATGCTTCGTAATGTGGCGAGCTTAAGTTTGCAGCGGAAAAACTCAAGCCGAGTGTAAAATATTAGCAGCGAAGGGAAAGCAGCAGAaggaaaagtttttaatatgCGGATagctttaattaaatatgttttccaCTAGGCGAACCCAAAACgccaagcaaaacaaaaacaagcaaagcattatgtgtgtgttttgggtgtgtgtgtatgttttttttttggcattttttccTCACTcgaaacataaacataaatgtTGGTCGGTGTGGCAGGCTAACAAGCATTTCACTTTCCACTTTTCTTTGCTtgttttacaatattttttctttacttttttGTTTAGCTTACTAatttacgaaaaaaaaacttttacaaTATGCTTAATATGCGTGCATTTTGTCTTAGTTTACTAACCgatttaaagtttttaagttACGAACCCATTTAAGTTGAATActgaaaatgaattttaatgtatttgcctgttattttattaaaattaatacaTTAATTTTACTGTGATAAAAATCACCACTCGGCACATTCAGTGAAAAAGTACTTGCAGGGaacttttgtattttaattttcctcGCAGTCTTTGTTCTTTTCCTGCAGTCATTGTTGTGGCTGATTCCTGGATTTCTTTTTTCACATTTCTCAATTTGCCGCCTCCGTGGAaagtttaaataaacataaaatggGCGACACTGCCGTGGAAATGTGTGCCTTTTCCCCATGCCACTTTTCCTTTTCACTTCTGCCCACATATGAGCgtggaaaaacaacaaattgaCATATCGAGGCCGAAAAATTGCAAAAGCAGGAGACAGTAAATTTGTGTTTCGGTCTCGGTTCTTTTTGTTGTGTAAATCGTTGTGAAATTCATCGGATATGAAAATCTAATGATTTGTAAAGGCGTCGATAAGCGGGAAAAGTGTAAAGGGAAAACAGACTGGCCCTGGGGTCCTTTGGGAAAAGTTTACAACGCCTTACCCCCTTGATTGTTGGGGTTTCAGCATAGGCTGGGAAAAGGATTTTCAgcatttattgaaatattattatgtgCTCATATGTATGAGCGAATGTCCGTGTGTGTGAGCAAAAAACTTTTCATAACTTAAgccacacacatgcacacgcaCACCACCCAGCAAATTATCTAAAGCCAACCCATGTTTGCCTAAGAAAATTCAGCTGGCTAAAAAGTTTTTCTCATTCCGGCCAAAACCGAAAATCAATTCAAAGTTTCGCCCCAAGCCTTGGCTACTCCATTCTCTGTTCTTTTTGCTTTCGGTTTATGGGTCATGTAGTGGAGCATCTGGGAGTATCTGTGAACTCTATATCGGATTAAGAGCCATTATCTTTTTGGCTTAATCTATGCTCAACGCAGCGGGAAATTTATTgtgtaaattgtatttattttagatttATAGATACATATGTCCGTGTATAAGTACATATAAATTTCATAGCTCCCTCTTGAGCCGAGATTTCTGGTCTTTCGTGCggcattaaaaaatatttacagtGTCTAGACTTGCCAGCGCATAAATCAAATGCATGCGAGATTTCTCTGTTCGCtgcaaaaaggaaaactttCTGAGTTTgcgagtatgtgtgtgttcgcTTTTAATGTGCAGCGTGTGGCAAAAAGTGCTAGAATAAGAAATATTTCGGAGCTAAGTTCCGCAAATGTTTTTAAGAGACTggagaaaaaattaaaattagtaTCAGACAACTGCTCTCTAtctatgatgaaataaaaccTTTCCGAACGCCAATTTTGTAATTCGCTGAACTCTGGACTTAATACTTGCAATTGATAATTTTGTTGTACACATAGGAAAACTAATATAGAAAATTATTCGCCACGTCTCAATCCACTTGGGTCCAAAACAAAACGCATGCCGAAGGCAAATCGATCTGTGGGCAGATTCATCACTACACTGAAACCCATTTGCAGTGGCAAATGCGTCAGGTATCTGgggaaaaacaagaaaaacttAGATATGTTTTGTACGAATGATCATGTACCCACTTTGTCCACATAAAGCCCACGGAGGCATCCGAATCGAACATCCCATGCACGGCTGAGTTCCAGAAGTTCCACTGATAGCATATTGTGGCAATGGTCTTACGGGTATTACGATTCCACGCCAAGAGATTGGCCATCTGGATATGGGGATGAATGCGCTGCCAGTAGCTGACATCCAATCCTTGCCTTGATGCAGTGGCAGCCAATGAGTAGTTATAATGGGAGTAACTATAGGAAATTTCCATTAAATAAGGCTTATTATTCATGGTACTACTACAATCTCACCGTGCTGCGAGTGCCAGATCCGGAGTCAGTTTCTGGGGATCGTTCCACTCGAGCAGAAGTTCCCCGCCGAGGGCCCAGTGGGCGGATACCGATCTCATCACGGACATCGTGCAACGTCCATTTTCATTCCGCACATTGTAGAAGTTGGCGGTCCACGTGTCGCATGGCCTCGTCCACTCGACCGTATACTGGCTCTCCACCGGAGCGGTTTCCCTGGCCTTCTGCAGCACGGCCTCCATGCGAAGGGATTGAAAAGGATAGTACAGGATGTTCAGGTTGGCAGCGAGCGAAGTGGGATGTATGTCGCCCATAATGGTGGGGGTGTACtgcaaaatattaaacaagaATTACTTTGCATcatgtaatttaaatttaatttttgttgcaaattataaattaaattaccatAGTATCGTCTTGAACCCGAAACGTGTAGAGTCCTCCGAAGCGAAACCCAGATGGCCTGATGTGACTGAGTACCCAGGAGGCCGTGATGTATTTGTTGGGTGCCAGGCGGTGGAGGTAGTCCAGTTCGATGCCATCGTAGAACTTGGGCATAACCCGATGGGCCAGGATGTGCAGATTCTGGACATTGCCGGGATTCTTCTTGTTGCAATGCCCGCTGACGCGTTCGAAGCAATCCGGAAAGAAGATGCCCAGTTCGGAGTTCTTGTAGGGGGGGCAATTCTTGCATGACATATCGATGGTGGGTGGGTGTTTTGCTGAAAAGACGTGGATGAAACGGCAACCAGTGTATTGTGAAAGTTGGTATTGATCTTGCGCTGTTGGGGTTTTCGGTGGCGTTTGATGAAAgctgaactgaaactgttgctttttatttttactcaGCAACAAGAAACGAAAATGTTACATAGACCTGATGTTCgatcaaatatttatgatatacATGAATGGTTTGGGGCCGTTTGCCTTGCAGACAGCGCACTCAAGCAAAAATATCATCAGCTGTCAATTGTCATTTTATGCGCCATTTCGTGGGATCCTTTTTGCTTTCGCCAGCCTTTCCGCTTTTACATCAGGCTTGTCACACCATTAGGCGCATTTCACACTTTTTACATTATTTATATGCCATCGTCTTCTGCCTTTCGGTTTTTATTCTCTTCGTCTGTCGCCGACGCCTCCTTGGCCTGTTCCTTCCTCTTGCCCCTCTTCACTTGTCCATTCGACAGgacatgaaatatttaaacagcGAGTCCAAGCCAGCTCTTAAAGGATAATGGTTGGAGCTGCGAAGATGCGCATGATGatgatgtatgtatgtatgtagccACGCTTCGCGTGTGACCAGGGTTATGGTCTTCATGGACGCATTCGGTTTGGTTTGCTATCTGACTCACGGAGTGGAGTTATGGATGGTATAATCTCAAGCGACAAATCACTGAAGCAAGTTGGGTAATTTCTTGATTAAATTCAAAGGATGTCTGTATGCAAGAACTTATGAACTTGAGACTTTAATCTTTCAATGAGGATTCCTAGCGAAACACAAATAAAACTCGATTTTTAAAGAGTTATGAGCAGTAAGCCTTCCCTCCGCTAGGTGGTGCTTTTCAGCAATCTAAGAAACAGATTCTTTGCTGAATATCTGGTATCTGATAGTTTCGACACCTTTACAATCCAAATCCATTCCCAAACCCAAAGAATTAACTCGTAATGAAAATCCCCTGCTTAAACTTCCGTGTATTGCTTAAGACATTTGGAAATGTAATCAAATGCTTAAAGCTTAGCATGGAAGCTAATACGCTCGCTGGAAAGAGCATAAATGACAATGGGAATGACGGTTGCCAGCTGTCCTCTAAGCCGATTTCAGTCGCAGTTCATGAAAGCAAATGCAAAAGTTGTTTATTCAGCAGCTCAGTCGCGGCTCGGGCTTTTTACTTTCCCACCAGCCTAACAGCCCAACAGCCCGGCAGCTCCTTCATAAGCCAAAACCTCGTCTTCCCGGTGGTGAAGACATCACTTATTTAGACGCCAGCACTTAAATTTATCACTCAGCCAGCAGCTGGCGgactgtctgtctgtctgtctgtctggtTCAGCCATTTGCTTTAATGTAATATGCTTAAATATAAAGGGGAAATATAAGGGGATCCACCCGCATTCTAAGTTCTGCAAATCAAAGCTCAACGCGGCCGCAGAACTTTTGCCAGAAAACCACAAATGCTCAAAGGGAAAGGCGAATTATTTGGAATGGGTATTCGACATGATAATCATAAGTAAATAGCAAAAGTGCCCACGAGAAAAACTCGATCACGCCTAATTGCTAGGACATATTTAAAATCCATTATTCcaagttatttaaattttaaaataaaacctttatcttttaatattattaagcaCACGCAGTTGAATTGATTGCGACTATCACCCAGTTTTTTGTAGATTTGTAAatccaattattatttatggccaTTCGTGTTGTTATTTTTCCGACGACAAAAACAAACTGTTGCTCGGCCACAAGTACACacttaccttttttttttaaggtaAACAATATTGACCCAATTGTGGCAAAGTTTTAAAGTTCCGGATGAAATGCGGAATCAGCAATCGGATTTCCAATTCGGAGTGTTAAACAAACAGAGTGTACTTTCAGTAGAAGTTCGCTTTTAAGGACAGTTAAATTTACAATACTCGACCTCCATTAACTTATGAACTTTTTCTCTGGTATTGCAAAAACTTTGTGCCCGCTCTTAAGCAAATATCCAAatgaatataaattaaaattgaaatataaatgATACGCTGCAGGAGAAAAACACTGTGGGCTAAGTAAGtaaaaatgcaacaaaaaaggtatataaataaataaaacaaaaaatacgtcaacatttaaaatatttactgtccagcattgtaaaaattgtaaaacatCGAGGGAtgaagagaaaaaaaaaaacaattcaatCGCATTTCGATgcacaatttatttatttatcttgTGTTTACTGCttttttattgaattcttTTTGTTTGCATGTGTGCGGAATTCGTACTAtcgtgtttatttttttaattgctcatggtttttatgcattttgcatataatttaattttatttattacgtTTTAAAAATGAGGcgaaaaaatatacaaaaacaTCAAAAAGGAGTTGAGTGGGctataaatttttaatattttgagcaatttcaatttttggtGCGGCGCGCGGATGTGAAAGGCAGCACTTCTGTAAATTCGTTAtcaataaatgttatttgtgtTCACTTAAACTCTTGTTGTGTGCGTTTGCCACCTCGGGGGAATTGAAATGGGATTGTAACAATTACAATAAAAAGGCTTAAAACGTAGTGAACAGTCGTTGTTGTTAAGTGGTACgctttttaaacaaatatttataatctAAAATACATGAATATTCAAAGTGCAAGCAAATTATTATGAACTAATGCAGTGAAAATACGTAATACATTTTAATGTGCTATTTTAAGACAGAAACCTATGTTTGATGTGTAAACattatgtataaatataaaagcaATTTAGTGATTATGAGTTTTTGGGTtctatttaattgatttggtTATCCCTTTTAAGCGCAGAAATGGAAAGTGCTTTCAAGTAAAAACCGATTCTTATAACCCTATTCCACCTCTCGAGGGATCTCAATTCCTTCACACTTATTTCAGCtccattaaatatttacaatgaggcaaacaaatcaaagtGACAACAAACAGAGGCTTCTCCCCCAGAACTTTTACTGATTTTCGCTTAaccaaatatttgcataccTCGCCCGATTTTCCTCCAGAGAATGAAAACGAGTATATATCCCCTTGACTTGACGTGAAAGAGTTCGCAAACCGAGTCCTTGGCACTTGGGCACGATTTGCATTAAGGAGCGACTCGTCGTATCTCCCTCGTGCCATCGAAGTGGCTAATAAGTGACTTCAACGCTTTGCCATTGGCATCCattattttgtaattatttaaGTGCCTTCAATGGGGCACCTTATTGATGATGACAgtggtgctgctgcttctgcccCCCATCCACGCCCATCCATCCACATTCGCCCGCAGCGGCGCTGGGCAATAAgtgaaaaaaatcaaaaagccataaaaactTTACACAATCGAAACGTGCAAAAGTTGATTTTTGCCAACGCCAGCAAGCAAAGCCGAAGAATTCGCCCATcgaggccaacaacaaatGGAATCGaagggaaaataaaaaagttaGACAACAAAATCAAAGGGCGGCCGGCATGGGATGTTAACTTACTTCGTATGCCCATTTTATAAGGAGTGTGATCTATTTGTAGAATAAAGTGTAACAAGgggttttgaaaatgttaaatattttgacaCAAAAGGTGGCATTCGTATTCTAATTAAAACAGGTATGTGGTGTTTTTCCGCAAAAGCTTGGTTTAAGGAACAGCAAGTAGTAGTGGGTATCTCTTAGTCGGCGAAGTTTGGCTGACCTTTCACTACTTTCTGTTTCTCTTCTGCAAAGCGTGGGAGGCTAATATGAGGACAGCAAAGGACTCAGGAATGGGAAAGGAGGACGCAGAGTGGACAACAGGGGGGGAGTGGACTGAAAAGGACAGGCAGAGTCGACCCATAAAAAACGAGAGCGAATAAAAAGCGCAAGAAAATTACTTTCCGCTCTACAAATTTTTGGAGAGGGTAAGAGACACACTGGCAGTGGTACCAATTAATTGGAATTTACTTGGTTTTAACTAAACAgtgtataatattaaaaaacttaaaagaTCACATCATATAATATAACAGCACCCATCAATAtgtttcatgcatattttaatttgtaatattttgtCTTACACATTTGCACATTTCGTGACACTGTGCCACATCGAAGTCAGCAATCTTGGCCATCCACAAAGTCAAGCGTGTAAAGTAAGTAAAGATGCGAGTAAAAACCTTTTCCGCCTTTTCAGCTTTCCTATCGGCCTTTTGAGGCATTATGTACTGACAATTTTCATGATTATGCGCTTACGGATTTCGAGAGTGTCCAGCTCCAGTCGGCAGTGCTCCGTGGCATCCTTCCCTACCCCAATCATCATCTCTCAGTGTACGGGTGAGCGCAGCTGTTAAGCcttttccgtttccgttgTCGTTTATTTTCGTGCTGTTCATGACTTGACTTTGGCGCCTAGCTAAGTATTGATAGTATTGGATACCAACGACATGGACATGGGATTGGGGGCTGAAAGCTGGGGCTTCCTGGTTATGGCCATCAAAACGGAAATGAAGATGGGGATTCCATTCAATTGGCTTTCGGAGGATGCCAACTTCATGTGTGAGTGTTCGAGCTGCTGGCTGGGATGTGAAAAGTGTTGCCAATTGTTGGTAGCTAGACATTTTACGGGTAATTATCGAATGTGCTATCCTGGGGAAGAGGGGATGGCCGATGATTGAGCATCCATTGGGGAAAACGGGAGTGCTAGAAAAGTGAGTGATAGATTAAAGATTAAGCCCCAGGGTTAAGCACTCGGTATATGGGACAGAAGATGTGAAAGCAGATTATCTGAAGTATGTTTATGTGTCATCTCTTTGAAGATTAAGCTACTGAAAATGAAGAGCACACATTTTGAAAATTAACTTGAGAAGATTTTTAAGGTTACTTACCGTAACTTAATCAAATATAATGAATTCCCCTTTCCTGAAGTCTTACCCGAACTAAGTGTTTCCTTTATGCTTCGACTTTCATTAGCCGAAATTTATATCCAAGTCAAAAATTCAATTACCGCTGAGCGTTTTGATTAGCTACCAATATCGGAAAGGAATCCGCGTTCGGGCGCAAATCTTGGCCATAAAATTGTCATAACTGCAAAGTTATTGTGACATTTCCAATAAACGGAAAAGAGGGAAAACGCCAGCTGTGTCTCCTCCATTGGAGGAGTAGAAGGGACAGGGGTAAAACTCGCGTCTGTTCGTTGGTTAATTTACTACAATGCGCCCAATATGCAACATAAATAATGCCGAGCATCCGACATAAATAACCGGGGATGCTAAAATTGGCAGGAGGAAAACGGGAGTCGGGATGGTTAAGCAGCTGCTGCAGTCAATTTCAGTGTTCGTCTGTAACTGTAACAATTAATTAGAAACTAACAAAGTTCCACTTGGCAGGCGCTAAACTTGTCCCAGGACTCGAAGACCCAAGCGAaccgaatcgaatcgaaagcGACAGTCGAGAGTCGCAAACGAAAACGAAGACTGTCGCGCACATAAAGcgcttttaattgattttcttGTTACGTGCGCTGGAGAATCGGAAGCGAAATTGTCGCTTCTGGCTCCTTGGAGGTCCAACTGAAAGTACCCCAGCCCAACGCCAGTAATCGTTCATTCATTCATTGGAATTGtagttaattaataaattattccGAGCGATTGAACCAACAATGTAGCAGAGTAAAAACTTTCACTGGGAGCTTTAATTACCTATTGGTCGGAGGACTTAGCCAGTGTCTCGCCTTCTTCGTTTTTTCATCTCTCTAGGTTGGTTTTATTCTGTTCGCTACAATTAAACACATTTCATTTGCGAATGTTTATGGTGCCTGCATgatgcgtatacgcaatgtgtTCGCTCTGCTGCTTGCATGTCgcgtatacgcagtgtgtgCCGTCCGGCCAACACAGCCTCGTAAATGGTGCGTGGCCCATTCGAGCGTACATATTTCTTTTTAAAGATACGACCATGGCATAAATGTTTAGCCTCAGCCATGCTTTTCTTGGCTTTCTCCACAGCATGCAATtaaatttcgttttattttatgtcCAGCAAGTGGTGGAGCATAAGCCTGGTCTCAGGTGCGTGCTAAAAATGAGGAAATTTATTAAAAGACAAATTAATTTCTGCCAATATTCAGTAAATGCCACAAATTTAGTAAAGGTTCAAATAGGCTTGCCTTAATTGCTAATTAAAGAAGTAAGAAAATGCTCTTGTGCTTACTATCTCAATTTATACACATTAATGGAACTTTCTATAAAATTGGGCTAACCAATATATTGCaaatacttttaaagttgACACATTCTCTTATTGGAAATATTGCTTTCCTCACATTCACATTCTGATTTCCAGACGTATAAATTTCcacttatttatttgttgaatACACATATTGCAACTTTTGTGTGTGCAAGGAAATTCCATAAATTCAAAAGGCAGCCGAATGGTAAATACagttttcataaaaaataattaaataaacagaACAAAGCTCGGGCTCAGAGAGACCAGAAACCAAAAGGCATTAGCAGCAGATTACTGTCGGGAGGCGTCGCTGGGACGATTGGGGGTCACGTCCTGCTCCAACTTGCAGCTTGCATCTCGAAATCCGACTCGGGCCCAAGGAGTCATTAGCAATGTGACCCAGAAATGGACTAACCACATAAAATTTTATGCTGTTTGccataataaatttaattaaaaaatcaaattgacTGAGAGAGAAAAGTCGGGGCCGAACTACCAGCATCCACTTGAACATTAGCCCCACTCACAGACCGACCGAGTCGCAATTTGTTGCCTACGAATGTGCTGAGTAATATTTGGGTCAACTTCTGCCGGTCGACAGTCGCCTTAATGGCCAGCAGAAGGCTACAAACGAGTACCAGGCAGTCAGATGGAATTATCAGACTTTACAAAATTGCTTTCGGACATCTGAAGTGCATTTTATGGAAAGCCTAGGGGCAAAACGAATGGCACAAAAAATTAAGCGCAAAATAAATGTCTTCAGCTCACCTTGATGAAGTCGAAAGTTAGAGGAGAAAGTTAgacaaaagtttattttttcaatttacttTCTCAGTGGCTCTTCTTGGCTGCTTTTCATTCCTTATCAATTTGTTGGAGTTTTTCTTTTATGAGCTGCCAGTTAATTAGGAAATTAAAGAGTGAAAGGGGAGCAATATCTGGGCGGCTAATCAGCTGAATGCTGCGGAAGCAGCCAACTCAAAGGTGTTCGAACCGGAAATGAGGTAATCCAGGAAGTGAGCTGAAATCAGCTTGGAAAATACTAAATGATTTTCACCTTAATTGACTAGAAAATCAGCTGAGGAGTAGCGAAGTGATTGAACCAACCCCTTTAAATCTTAAAATGTACTTCAAGGGTTTGTTCATTCCTTTATTGCTTATTTtacttataattttttataggAGCGATCTCATTTTGTCCAGGAATTCATCTATAAAGTCGGCCTCCGATCTGTTAAATCGCCTGGCGCGATCAATACTATATTCAAAGTTTGGCTCATCATTCAGACGCTTATAGGCTGCTGCCCTATAAAGCCAAGCGCGCAGATATTGTTCGTCAATTTTGGCCAACACATAATCACAATCTATGATGCCTAGCTTAAATTCGCGCAACCTTAAAGTAtaaattgattgatttataataaaaataattgattttataaaaaaataactcACTTAATAAAGCAAAGGGCTCGATTTACGTACAGAACAGGTGAGTCTTTAATGTATTGTATACCCTTTGAATAGTAGTCTTTGGCTAAACTGAAGTTTAGTTTACGATACTCGCGATTCCCCATCCGACGAAATGTTTCGGCCACATCTTCACGCTGTTCTCTGGCCAAAACGCGATCATCGGGTTCCGAATCAATCTGACGCATAAACGTGAATTGATTCGTGTTAATTAAGACTCTTTTTGCTTTGCCTCGACGTAATGTTGTGCTGCTTGCAGCACTGCGCCGTGTCACAATACATTTTATGTCATCCATGGTAACCAAAgatttttgtcttttttttgACGATCTAAAAAGAAAATTCGGTTTTATGGTAGTAGATATGACTCACCGGTTAACTGGCTACCCACTCAGTCTTGTTGGCATTTTCAAGCACGTCCAGATACTCGATCACATCTTCGACCTTGGTAGGTTGATCATTAAGAAACGACTCATCGGCTGCGGGGTGCTGATATATAAAAAGCTCTGGTTTGGGTAGTTCTAGACCAAATGGTTTTTCATGTTCGTCTTTTTTGTCCAGTGTATTGGCGGGCATTttaagttttatatattttttttttactttattgTGTTTAAGTATAATAACGTGTGATGTTGTGTGTTAATACACTGCTGTTATTTGACAATAAAGTCATTTCTAATCGGAAATGTAATATTCTTTTCGACTAAGCCTAAtggaatatattttataattccCATTTTGTTCATTTCCTTTTGTCATCGTTATTCCTTGCCTTTTCCTGCCCCTCACACCCACTTCCTGCCATCATCTGattatatattcctttcaaATTAATTGACTTTTGCAtcagcaaattaaattgtcGCGACCCAGAGTCTTTTGCGCTCCGccacaaaaccaaaaccaatcCAGCTAAAAACCCGATTTaacccaaaccaaaccaaaccagaTTCGAATTCCCCGCCCATTGGCAAGTTTCCTTCTGTGATTGTGCTTCTTCACTCCGGAGCCGTAGGATATTTTTGCATAAAATCCTGTGCGCTGCGAGcgatttttaatttgaattaaaaatgcatCATTGCGTTGATTTTAATGCACACACAATTAAAACGGCAAGTCAGGAAATTGCCAAATGCATTTAAAAGCCATGAGAAAATCCAAATGCGAAAATCAATGAGCAATTGTGAATGCAAATTGGAAAAATTCGAAGCGAGGGGTTTAAAACAAGCGCAAAACAAGACAgcagattaaaaaaaaaaaaaaagttgaacGCGTTGAAATTAAATGAACTGAATGTAAATCAAACTAATGTTGAGCTGACAACATACGCACATTTCATCCCCCCTTCACATCACTTTTCCGAGGAAAAGCTGAAAAGTTTCGCCTGCTAATCGCTAATTGCTTTTAAAGACAGACTGGGGAAAATGGTGAAAATGCTGGCCGGGGGTGGGCTGTAATTGTCGCGCTGTTCAAAATGCTcaatttgcaatgcaaatgTCAAGCATTAGTTCGTCAGCTAACGCCCGCTGTCAACAGATGGCGCCACCGCGAAATGAAAATACTTTTATGGCCCGCAGTGTATGTACAGTACGGTGCGTGCGCGGGGGGAGATTGCAGATCAAGCTGGCAGTGTTTGGCAACAGCTTAGCGCACAATCAATTAAACTGGTTTATTGACACTTTTCCTCcgacacagacacacacacacgcacacttgACACCAACACAGTGCACAGTGGAAATCGCTTAAGAAGGAGATAAAGAAATGTCCTTGGGAACAGTTAAGTAAGCTgttaaataagaaaaaaaatgtttttatattttatcgTATTAGTATATCactaaaatttgtattttagcAAATGTTGCCTGtttaaaaatctatttttttttttttttatttaataagctAATGTGTCCTTAAAATGAACGCACTTCAATTCACCCTACACCCTCATAGAATCTTTTTCCCCAACGCACTTAGCACCCCATCTACCCTATAAACACTTGAACATCCCATACGCAAAAAAGTAAACTGTGCAATTAGTTGACTTAACTTCTGTGACATGGAATTGCCAATTTATTAAGCACAGCACAAAAGGCATTTTTCCCCGACTCCGGCCACGAACTGTCTCACTTCTGTGCTCAAGCAAACGGAAATTGAGTGTCCTTGCAGAAGGGATTTATTTATGGTTCATAGATTAAATACTAATTAACACCCAACCACACAAACGCAcccagtgtgtgtgttggcaTTTGATTTATGTGTGTGGAGCAGCTCGAGCCGCCGCCTTTGTGCGTGTGTCCTGTAAGGATTAGACGGTTGGGCGGTGGGTGGGTTTGGTGGGAAAAGAATAACAGGGCGGCAAAGGACGAAAAAACATTTGCCTGGCCCACCAATGGACCATTGACCGAGGTCCTTGTCCTTCCTCCTCGACTATTATGCGTATCTTAATGCCATAAATTCTGCTTAAATTATTGGGGTTGGTTAACACGCTCCATTTCCATTCGTTTTCGGCTGCGGCTTCGGATTCGCATTTACTTTTATGCTCCTCGCTTCTTTTTGCCTTAGAGAGCCCCATTGTCTGTCCGC of Drosophila mauritiana strain mau12 chromosome 3R, ASM438214v1, whole genome shotgun sequence contains these proteins:
- the LOC117143667 gene encoding mitochondrial import receptor subunit TOM40 homolog 1 produces the protein MSCKNCPPYKNSELGIFFPDCFERVSGHCNKKNPGNVQNLHILAHRVMPKFYDGIELDYLHRLAPNKYITASWVLSHIRPSGFRFGGLYTFRVQDDTMYTPTIMGDIHPTSLAANLNILYYPFQSLRMEAVLQKARETAPVESQYTVEWTRPCDTWTANFYNVRNENGRCTMSVMRSVSAHWALGGELLLEWNDPQKLTPDLALAARYSHYNYSLAATASRQGLDVSYWQRIHPHIQMANLLAWNRNTRKTIATICYQWNFWNSAVHGMFDSDASVGFMWTKYLTHLPLQMGFSVVMNLPTDRFAFGMRFVLDPSGLRRGE
- the LOC117144098 gene encoding tetratricopeptide repeat protein 12, whose amino-acid sequence is MPANTLDKKDEHEKPFGLELPKPELFIYQHPAADESFLNDQPTKVEDVIEYLDVLENANKTESSKKRQKSLVTMDDIKCIVTRRSAASSTTLRRGKAKRVLINTNQFTFMRQIDSEPDDRVLAREQREDVAETFRRMGNREYRKLNFSLAKDYYSKGIQYIKDSPVLYVNRALCFIKLREFKLGIIDCDYVLAKIDEQYLRAWLYRAAAYKRLNDEPNFEYSIDRARRFNRSEADFIDEFLDKMRSLL